AACACCTTTAatcatttttaggcaaaactgtataaaattttcacattctTTCTATAATCCGCCCACCCACATGACTATGCGAGTGCTCTTTAGTGTATAACTaatcgctaacccgtgcgatgcacgggaaagctattgtgtataaatttaatgaaatagaaatgtatgaaacacaaatttaagtttaaaataaaatgaagaattaaatCTTTAATATCCTCAACTATCTATAAAATgtatgaaacacaaatttaaagaactacttaatcaatatttcaaataaattgagaaaaaaaaatttaaagtgttttttgtatcttcttcctttatTGCTTCGTAATAGTCACtgaatatgttattttgttttaattttaaaatttaaactatcaATTAGGGTCTTGCATCTGActgattaataaaataaaaattatgcaatGGCAATGGTTGGAATCTTGCTTATAATAACCTAAGAAAAGAAGTGGCACAATTTTATGGGACTTCATACTacattatttgattaattttgctGAAGGTAGCATTATGTATGCAATTAATATACAATTTCTTAAATCATATGCCATGTACACCCAAATCCATGTATGTTCATTTGGTGTGCTCACTTCTATTCCTTTGCCTTTACCTTTACCTGATTTTGTGGACTTGCTAATAATCCTCCAACAAAAGCAAAACTGTGAAGACTTGACTGGCATATGGTGGCCTTAACTATTGATGTTCCCTTTAATATGTTAATGATCAGTTTAGAACCTTGCATTTATGgttttcacatttttgttaGTTCCACATGATAAACAAAAGTCATCTTTGATCTACTTGGGAACATTCATTTGCTATTTATCTTTACTGCATTACAGATATGACATGGCTTCAAACCGTTAGCAGTAGGAGTTGCATGTTCCAAAAAACACTCATTTGTGAGCTATAATAAAACTCATTCGATTGTGAACTATAGTAATTATCATTTGTGTGCTGCAAGTACTCTTACCAAACCACAAATTTACTCTATCTCagcaaatagaaaaagagggtaaagcaaggaaaaaagaaaaatggttcATGTGTGAGTGATTGATGTTAATTGACATGGTCGTTTGTCTTTGTCTTATTTGTATAGACCTCAATGTACAGCTTTACGTGTTTGTTTGAATGGATGTAAGTGCTATATAATGTCTTAGTTGTAACCTTAATAGAGTAAACAATTCATTCAGCCCAAGAAAAACAATTGTCTATGTAAATTAAATGAGGAAGAGGCAAAATTAAAGAGctttttttggggtaaatgttcaaataattcaagaaaatttaataaaattaaataaaaatgggcCCActgttcttccaaaaataaaattattggtCCCACTATCATGAAATCATTTTTTGTTGAAGCCTAGACAAAATCCTTCCTATGAAACTTCAAATCCAACTAAACTGAAAATACTCAAAAAGAACACGAAATTAAAACTCAAGAagaatatcaaaattcaatGTTCAATACCAATGCCACCACAAATGCCCTATCAAATCAGCAAAACTCTAATGTAATGAGACTTTACAATTGTAGACTCACAATTCATTTCCAATAATATATTGAAAAACACCAAGCCACCTTTAAatcacactaaaaaaaaatttaaatacaaaagcTGTTGCTCTTGGCCTAATAAGTGAAACTTTTAAATTACATTAACACTTTTCTTAAAATAAGTAGGTTGCCGAATTAAATAAATTCTACTCATTTTTCATATCATCATGACTTATGATTGATACATAACAAAAATTAGTCAATTACCAATAGCAACTAAAACCAAGAGTCACAAACCATAAAGTGGCTATAAACTAATGCAAGAGTAAGTAAggcattttgtcaaacacatgGTGTGCACAAAATTTCAATGTCTTAGTTATTAACGtttgttattattaaaaaaaaaaaattaaaacagaaaTACACATCCTATTGACAAATTGACAGCTCCTGTAATGCATCAAATAACACAACAAACAGGCAGAACAAACAAATTGGGGAGTATTAAATATATGGAACTACATAACTAATCAAATTCTGTCATGAATAATTTAAAGCCAGAAACCCAACTCTTCCATGGGTTTTTTATTCCTCACCAAAatgtctaacattttttttatgtcgCCAAAGCAAATGTGGTGTAATTTGGAAAATTGACTAAAGTTGTCTAAATCAAAACATACAATGGAAAAACAATATTTCTATCAAATTAGTGGAAGGAACCAAAAAGACAGTAGTGTGACAGTGAAGAATAGATTGAGCAATAACAGTAGTGTGACAGTAAACAATAAAAGGGAACAATGAAAGAAATCAATTTACCGTAGTGATTTTGCTAGCAGACCAGTGGTGCAAGGCTACTCTGTTCTTTCTCCTTAACCTTCGTTGGGTTTCTTTTcgcagagagaaaagagaaagcataaaacagaaaaatgaaaagaaggaaaCAAAAAGTCAACAATGTTAGTGAAGAAGAGATTGAGCAATAACAGTAGCGTGACAGTAAACAATGAAAGGGAACAATGAAAGAAATCAATTTACCATAGTTCTTTCTCCTTAACCTTCAATGGGTTTCTTCTCAcagagggaaaagagaaaacagaaaACGGAAAAATgataagaagaaaacaaaaagtcaGCAATGCATATAAACAATAAGTAATTACAAACCTATCTCACCGTCAATACCAATCCCAATATCTGACATATGAATCatacaaaattcaaacccatagctTTGTTTccactaaaatttcaaatacacaaTCCCAAAGAATCAGAATTTAAAATTCCTTATGAATTTCGAATTTGCATCAAGAATTAAAAGGCTTACAAATCAACGCCTACAGAGAAACTcactaaaatcaagtttctaaGTGGTAGCCACATGAATCCAGAtaagaattcacaaaattaaatccaaaaaaaaaaaaaaaaaaaaaaaccctaacaatACCCAACAACAGTATTTGCAAAAGAActgaataaaaaatcaaaatattacttAAGCAACAACAGTAATTCAATTAAGGAATCAACAAAAAGAAGCAAAGCCAAtgaacattaaaaaacaaatatttagaaagagaaagagaaagagaaagagagagggaaagattAGATACATGATATTAAGACCATCTCACCTGCTTAACTTGGCCTGCGACATTGGAGATTTTGTGATGGCTATGATGGGTAACGGCTCAGTTATGGGTGGGAGAGATGGCTATGGTCATCAGGGATACAGAGAGAACGGCTTGGAGAGGCAGAGAGCACGGTTGCTTTTAGacttttagggtttttgtttgAGAGATATTggcttttaattttatgttttttttttaatactgtgctgacgtggaattatgtttttttttaatactgtgCTGACGTGAAAATTTGTGAgagcttcaaaagtttcggttttatatatatactagtattatgtccgtgcgatgcacggcttaataaaaaatattttgataatataattaaatttaataataaataaaatgaaaaacgaattaattcaaaatttaagattaaaacataaattgtacttgtacacttaaatgaaatttaatttttatttcttatgttgatatttaaatcatttgttttagtgttgattTCATTCAATCAAATggttataataacaaaataagaaatatgttTGGACTCAATGAAATATAAatcatggaaaaataaatattcagaGGCCTGttgcaagagaaaaaaaaaaaaaaaaaaaaaaaaaaactattagagGAGATTTTGATCCTTCCAATTGAAAAGCTTGATATTTGGTAATTTAAGATGTATAATATCATAAATAAGTAGGAAGGCTGataaatataacatattatttgttcttattaacTTTTCATCTATTGTTTTATCACTTCTTAGGATAAAGTTGTGTTGTTCTTTGTGGATTTTTTACCTATTTCCTTACAACCATCAATtacctttttttccccttcatagaccttttttattttatttttttttattaattctattttgtttttagtatggTAATATAACATGTTGATTAATAATTCtattttcaataagatttaaattttataacaaatgggactttaaaaatatatatcctttaaaaaaaaaaaaatctatcttaTATCCTTATTACCTCAACCATCAATCacgtttttttttctttgattctatTCATATCacgtttctttttttaattctattttttctagTATGGCAATATAACAcgtttttttaacaattatatttttaatagcatttaaattttatatcaagtGGGACTCTAACAATAAGTATGCTTtcatccacccaaaaaaaagaaaaaagaaaaaacaaaacaaaacgtaggaaaaaaaaatgcaacccaaattactaaacattaaaaaataaaagtagatacACTTAcataataattgaatttttgtctttgaaaaTGAGGTAGGAGGCACCGAATTTCACcctatcaaaacaaaatgtgtaaatataaactttaagaaattttttttggggaaaatcTCAATACCAAGAGTATTGTTTGATCAAGTGCTTCGAAACCTCAAggaaactccaaaaaaaaaaaagagaaaagaacaggaataatataaacaaacaaaaaaaattaaacaaataacaaataaccCTAAAAAATGATAGATATTTGGACgttcaaaatattaatgaaaaaatcaTGAATCTGGCCTTATTATTTATAGTGTCCTCAAACTCTAAAGACGAGAGTCATGGTATAATAAAACAATTATCTATAATCATTCCTATATTTatccaacaaacaaaattaaacttcaactaaaaaacaaaagttgatAAGAAGTTGTTTCTAAAACGATAATTTTAAGTTATGAAGAAGTTGatataagcaaaaaaataagaaattaaaattaaaatccaatacaataaaaatcAAGTTGGATAAATATCAAACAACATGATTTTTACGGtataacagaaaaaaaaaaaaattaaaaaaaaaaaccgtaatTCACgttatctactttttttttttcaaatattttttaatttaattttttagataaatatcaattttttgataacaaaaaaaaaaaaaaaaaggctaataaCGTTAAATTAACAACATGatttgtatgaatttttttttttttgtataaagtAGAAACAGTGAAGCACTACTTTTCTATTAAGCCGTGCGACTTGAGCTAACAAATTTAATTCTATTGTAATATTAATTTTCCAGGAAGGCACATGTTTGCAAGTTAAGGTTGTATATGGAATAGAACTTTAATGTGTTTCTTCCTAATGCTAATTCTTATCATCAACCaatggattgtaatcaaattaagatagaaattggattgtaatcaaattatgattttatcgacttagaaattataggagaagaaaaattatatagatatttaatatctaaaaatctagaatttttttttttttaagagatgcACTTACTTTATGATGACAGTGAATTAGAGAAGAGAATGAATTAAAGTCCTGATTAATCTAATatccatttaaaaattataggagaagtaaaattatttatattttttcttaaaatctaaaaatttaataaaatttctgcaatttggtgaaatcACGTGACACAACCACGGCGTTTAagcctaatttttattatatataatataatataatatgatatgatatgatatgatataatatgatatatatatatttatatatttgaaatctaaaaatctagaattttttttttttttttttaagagattcaCTTATTTTATGATGACAATGAATTagagataagaatgaattagagtcttGATTAATCTAATatccatttaaaaattataggagaagtaaaattttatatattttttcttaaaatctaaaaatttaataaaatttctataatttCATGAAGCCATGAcgcccgtgcgatgcacggcttaataaaaaatattttgataatataatttgtgggtccgagagttctgcagtccggcccaaactctatctgggcccagggcccgtgccgaggaggtaccttgccgaagacgaatgctcagtggccgaggtagcaaggggaacggctgagaacttaccctgccCTCGGCATTCAATAGCTTCaacaggaagaccaacaccctggtgtaggcaatccccaaacagccccctcaaggggatgtgaacggaatggggcccatagggaagcagggtgtgaactcggaccaaggaaagtgcgtcccacccccttcagtaaatgcacctgccaatacccagagctggttaatgagaaaagacgtttgggcggtgcgaacgtcgatccatgcaactaatagaaagttagacgggacagTTGATGGGATGGACACAGAaacaagctcctgcctgacctacaagtggagggtcaggatcagtcaagacggactatataataaaaaggaaggtgcaccgataggggggttgggaaaaatggccagaaacaagagcctcctagcccacctccaggaggaagactccaggggtgtaggaaaacttaaacttgtacgaccaccgcgaaaaacccaccgcctatcaatcaaggcctagccttccaaacccacgctctacaaatgatattgttaggggccttttcacgcgcgaacccgacactgttacggtccgccacgaatcgcgtccttacataattaaatttaataacaaataaaatgaataaagaattaattcaaaatttaagattaaaaaataaattgtacttttacacttaaaagaaatttaatttttatttcttattttgatatttaaatcatttattttagtgttgatttcattcaaatggTTATAAGTTATATAAACTCTAAACCAGCATATGTATACATATGTaactttctaaattaataataaataaaaatataatactctaacttaatgtaacattctaacttaaagtaatgtttgtaattgtattgtattttagcctttaagaacacatatattattatttttatcataaaaaaaaacacagatattaatattatacatgaaaaaataatgaattcaataattgaaacggttgaaacaaaattaagccaaaacctcaattcattaatgaaaaaatatccaaaattttgaacttaaaaaaaaatggagttaaGTAAAGATAGACTTACATAGATATTTGGACGAATGGATTCTCTCGTATCCAATTTATGTTTGACagcaaattttgcttttattaaagaatatagattacatagaacaaagcaccaaacaaaagccataataaattattgatgtcaacaacaaataatcatgtaataagaaattaaaaaatacaaatatattgctttctatattgacttctaaaaaaaacactaaaatgtgtgatcaaacatagaatttcagcctatttataaaacttattgataaaaatcatattatatataataaaaaggcaacaaatacacaaaatctattcaatttgatgaaagaaaaaaaaaattacctgcaAGGTTGTAGGTAGGGCAAAGAGGAGAAAGGaagaatatagaaaataattgtaaaatacgtagtagaaataatgaaacaccaaaaaactgtGTATATATAGTGGGAATTTTAGAttgtgaagaagatgatatGAATAAAAAGAAGTAGTTTAGGTGAaactcaaatacttttttttttaattttataatatgatatgatatagacatatagatttttttttttaaacctttactaaccaatttttttttatatttattccTCCGTCAATACCTTCACTCCACAGAATAGgttaattgattttcttttattttttgtttcgttttgttcattgttttgtctctttctgatttcaatttttaattacttaaCAGTGCACAACTTTTCTATTTACTTTTCCTTCTATTCTCatgttattatattatttttagtttaactAATCCCTAgctagatctaatttttttccttttacgttttttaaagaaacattttttgcattttttttttatctctcttttgtatttaaattctatcattagctaattctattctattgattttaggGTTTACTGATAACATTTTATATAGACACAATTGTTattgatttgtcatatttatccaaaaaatatgtatatatctattcttaaaatctaaaaatttattaaaatttctagaaTTTGGTGAAGTCACGTGGCGCAACAACGgtgtctaagcccaacttttattatatataatatgatatatatataaattaacaaagaaaaacagATCATGAGGAGAAAAAGATAGGTCTTGAGGACACTTTTTTGCTCCACCATCAGCGTATCAAAATACTAATCTCAAAATATAGACCTAGCTCAAGAGGCCCGCTATAATTGTCTAAGCCCGTGGCCATGAGCTCGGCCCACACAAAAGCATCTAACGAACCACCGTTGTCCTCACCGCTACCAACCCTCGTCAGAGAGATTGAGATTACTCTGTCTATCCCTTTGGTAATTTGTACTtgaaacaacaacaattttatCGACAGAAgcatgattttgattttcagATTTTACCAAAACGCTTAATTGTGATTTCAATACTGTGTTTTCAAAATTACAGCTAACCCAAATGGATACTTTGGTTGGTAACCCATTGCAACTCGCTCCGATCATATATTGATCGGTGGGAGTTCTCATCCATGTGGTTTTGTATACTGCTACTACACAGTGTTGGACTATCCAACAAACTCTTGAGTTTCACCCtgcaagagagaaagagaggaggaGATATGGTGTCTTGGGCACAATAGCTGAGATGAAACCCGCAATCAATCTATATATATGAGTAATGAGTATAGTATGGCAGTGTAGAACATTTTAcgtttattattgttgttattgagTATTTGGTTTTTGGGGTTGTAGAAATTGTTGTATTGTGCCACTGCTGCATTGGCTGTGAATTGTGATTCGCGGCAGGGAGACTCCAAAGCTGGTCTATAAATGAGTAGTGCTGTGAAGTTTTGAGATTGATTTTTGGAGGATATTCGTATTTTATATATAGGATGGGAATGGTAGGGATGATGAAGGAATTGGGGAAGGCAATGCAGTTCATTTGCTCCCTTGAATTCTGGAGAATGGCGGTGTTTTGGACGCTATCTCTCCTCATCTCTCATTGGCACCTTTTGTTTGCTCCAAAATCCAAGTCCTTCCCACGTTGTGCTCCTGCAGCCGCTCTGATCAAGCCTGTTTGCATTATCACCGGCGTACGATTCTTTTGtcatcaatttatttatatatttttaattgctCCTTGCCAATCACAACtagtttgatttctttttatttttctttttaattaattgatgCAGGCTACATCAGGGTTGGGTGCTGCCGCTGCTTATGCTCTTTCAAAGGAAGGCTTCTGTGTTGTTCTTGGTATTGCCATTCTGCCCTTCTCATCCattccctttatttatttttgtttaaaattttgagctGATTGAAGTAGCCTGGCAAAAATGTTGCTAAGCATGTTTCTTCTCAGAGAAAAGTATAATCTGATGATCTGTCCAACCACAATGACACCCACATAGGATAGACGCACACAAATCTTGTGTTCTGTTGTAGTCTTAAGGACTAGTTCAAAGAAAATACATTACTTAAATTGAATGAAAGAGTTAAAACTATTTTAATCTGCTTTCTTATCACAAACATCCCCTTTATGTGCAATCTTCCCTATCGAATTGTTAATAACTTTCTCTACAGCATAATTGGAAGCATTTAAGTTCTTCATATTTTAACCATTCAAGTATGCTTTGTCTTTGATTTACACCCGAAGTTTATTACAGAGCTTGCTGAATGAGTCAGTGCTGATTCTGACACATCAAGTATAGTGAAAAAACAAGTTATCAGGCAtcacttcttttatttttgatagtttgacactatatagggatatacaaataaattttattttgatattttgactGTGCAAGTGGATATCCAAATTATAGGCTtttcaaattttgcaaaaataaataaaaaattgctatACTTTAAAGCaaggatatttttttaattatttttattggtgaATGGCTGAAATTCATTTTGTATATGCAGTTGGACGGTCCTCCCATTTGTTATCAAAGGTATAAATTTTGTGGAAGTTTGTTGTTAAACATACCTTCTTCAATTTACGATTTTTCTTATACTTTCTCTTATTGACAGACTGTGGGAGAGATAAAAAGTTTGAATAAGGATGCCCATCTCAAAGCTTTTCCGGTTGATATGTCATCCTTCCAGTCGATATTCAACTTTAAAGGCTCCCTTCAACAGTGGCTTTTAGATTCAAATATGCATCCTTCGGTCCAATTATTGATTAACAATGCTGGGATACTAGCTACATCATATAGACTCACAGCTGAAGGCTATGATCAGTAATCTTCtttacatattatttatttttaaatgaagttgGCTTCTGTCCTGAAATAAGTTTACATGGTTTATGTTACACCTCTGCTAATTTCATCAGACATGCAGACCACCTGGCAACAAGTTGGATGAGTTTCAGCTTGCTTTTGATTTGTATAATTTGATATAACTAGCATAAGTTGCTGGTAACTGCTGCACTTTTAAATCCGATATTACCATGCTCAATTAGACTTGACCCTCattaaattgtatttaaaaGATTGTGTAGTAAGTcctttgttttttgtctttaaTCTTCCATCTCATATCTTTCTATATTAtgccaaaaatttgttttcttggtCCTACATTTTCAGCAGATTTTGGTTTTGTATTGCATTAGTTGATTTGTGTAATTTGATCTATCTAGCATAAGTTGTTGGTGACCTCTGAACTTTTAAAACCAATATTACCATGCTCAATTAGACTTGACCCTCATGTAATTGCAACTTACAACATTGCATAGAAGtcctttttgtcttttgttttatttctttaatcttCCATCTCATATCTTTCTCTATTATGCAAAAATTGCTTTTTTCTTGGTGCGCCATTTTTCAgcagattttgtttttgtattgcATATTTGGAAAATACATTTTGATGTTATCACAAATAATTGAAGTAAATACCTTACTCATTTTAGTGCCTGTGATACATCCCTGTTTCCTACCCACATGAAGAATCATGGGTtgttttatgataattttaCACGTGTTTTCAGGATGATGGCTACAAATTACATCGGTGCATTCTGTTTGACCAAACTTTTACTACCACTTCTCAGTAATAGTCCTGTTCCTTCCCGGATTGTGAATGTTACATCCTTTACTCATCGAAATGGTAAAATTGGTTCCTATTTATGTCtgtg
The DNA window shown above is from Quercus lobata isolate SW786 chromosome 7, ValleyOak3.0 Primary Assembly, whole genome shotgun sequence and carries:
- the LOC115953084 gene encoding dehydrogenase/reductase SDR family member on chromosome X, producing the protein MGMVGMMKELGKAMQFICSLEFWRMAVFWTLSLLISHWHLLFAPKSKSFPRCAPAAALIKPVCIITGATSGLGAAAAYALSKEGFCVVLVGRSSHLLSKTVGEIKSLNKDAHLKAFPVDMSSFQSIFNFKGSLQQWLLDSNMHPSVQLLINNAGILATSYRLTAEGYDQMMATNYIGAFCLTKLLLPLLSNSPVPSRIVNVTSFTHRNVFNMQVDKETVSGNHFSRTKPYPCARIYENSKLCLLLFSYELHRQLSSMEKSHRVSVIAVDPGVVETKIMREVPSCLSCVAFTVLKLLSLLQSPEKGIRSVLDAALAPPDISGVYLFGGKGRTINSSALSQNRKLAQELWTTSCDLFLQSQLAVKIQETSTST